In Phormidium yuhuli AB48, one genomic interval encodes:
- a CDS encoding transposase, which translates to MDSLKSIVAGLVETFSKPQQKFLMTLMTTLFVVCGRVNYTNLSRYSQINERTYRRHFEAGLGLERLNRRLIEQLRPEDSEQIVVVDCTFNEKSGRHTHGLDWFYNSKAQRAEKGLEWSVVAIVDLQQKTGYTLSAQQTEADLRTEKTPTEDQVASRSRLDFYLGHLAYCTIFFPDWIRYVVADGFYSKSKWVNGVVGLGFEAIGRLRSDANLKFLYDGPHRGRGRPRRYDGKVDLTDPSRLTFVATLDEGVSLYTAVVWSVNFRRPVRLAYLLKEQNGRRSYVVLFSTDVTLDPLHLYRCYTARFQIEFIFRDARQFLGFSDCEARSAEALDSHVNASLLALNLAKATLQSTHTRAEPLSFSIASLKRLALNEHLFDLFIDSFDLDPTLIKSHPNYSELLSYGALAS; encoded by the coding sequence ATGGATAGCCTCAAGAGCATTGTAGCGGGTCTGGTGGAAACATTTAGCAAACCCCAGCAGAAATTTTTGATGACCCTGATGACCACTCTCTTTGTCGTCTGTGGTCGAGTCAACTATACGAATCTCAGCCGCTACAGCCAGATAAACGAGCGGACTTATCGGCGACACTTCGAGGCGGGTCTAGGACTCGAACGTCTCAACCGCCGCTTAATCGAACAGCTACGACCCGAGGACAGCGAACAGATAGTAGTAGTCGATTGCACCTTCAACGAGAAAAGTGGTCGTCACACCCATGGCTTGGATTGGTTTTACAACAGCAAAGCTCAACGAGCCGAAAAAGGACTCGAATGGTCTGTTGTAGCTATTGTTGACTTGCAGCAGAAGACGGGCTATACCTTGTCAGCCCAACAAACGGAAGCCGACTTGAGAACCGAGAAGACCCCGACCGAAGACCAAGTGGCTTCGAGGAGCCGCTTGGATTTCTACCTCGGGCATCTGGCTTACTGCACCATCTTTTTCCCGGACTGGATTCGTTATGTCGTCGCGGATGGCTTTTACAGCAAGTCCAAGTGGGTCAATGGGGTGGTGGGCTTAGGCTTCGAGGCCATCGGTCGCTTGCGCAGCGATGCTAATCTTAAGTTTCTTTATGACGGCCCTCATCGGGGACGAGGTCGCCCCCGTCGCTATGACGGTAAGGTTGATTTGACTGACCCGAGTCGTTTGACTTTCGTTGCCACTTTAGACGAAGGAGTTTCTCTATACACAGCCGTGGTCTGGTCAGTTAACTTTCGACGACCGGTTCGTTTGGCTTATTTGCTCAAAGAGCAGAATGGACGACGCAGTTACGTGGTCTTGTTTTCCACCGATGTCACCCTTGACCCCCTCCATCTCTATCGTTGTTACACCGCTCGTTTCCAAATTGAGTTTATTTTTCGCGATGCTCGTCAGTTTCTGGGCTTCTCTGATTGTGAGGCCCGCTCCGCTGAAGCCCTCGACTCTCATGTTAATGCCAGTCTCCTGGCTCTCAATTTAGCCAAAGCCACCTTACAATCGACCCACACTCGTGCTGAACCTTTGAGTTTTTCCATCGCCTCTCTCAAACGCTTGGCTCTCAATGAGCATCTTTTTGACCTATTTATCGACAGCTTTGACTTAGACCCGACTTTAATTAAATCCCATCCCAACTACTCGGAACTCCTATCCTACGGTGCTCTTGCATCCTAA
- the ftsY gene encoding signal recognition particle-docking protein FtsY, translating to MVFNWFRRKFDRSGSQEEEEQTSANQDAATVEDEETAEEEATESDSSPEASPQEDYLAWAKAAYQNIQQQQGTTITTDAPELESQVQPEPEPVAETPVEPEPEPEPVTETPVEPEPEPEPEPVAETPVEPEPEPKPEPVAETPVEPEPEPQPEPVAETPVEPEPEPEPEPEPQTETVPAWMKASEERQERLERLKAEAVETPVEPEPEPEPEPALSFDENFVWSAEVLAAQGRKPEDISIEEITWLKKLRQGLGKTRLGLINQLKAIVGQGPLNKDAVFEIEALLLQADVGIEATDFVIETLQQKLRDETLPPEEAIAYLKQILRDLLDKPYENGYKPDFIPEKDQFNIWLMTGVNGAGKTTTIGKLAHLAQKSDYRCLIAAADTFRAAAVEQVKIWGQRSNTDVIANPGKNTDPAAVVFDAITAATARNTELLLVDTAGRLQNKKNLMEELSKIRRIIDKKAPNAQIESLLVLDATLGQNGLRQAEVFAEAAQLSGVVLTKLDGSAKGGVALAVVKQLGLPIRFIGAGEGIEDLRPFSSYEFVEALLNG from the coding sequence ATGGTTTTTAACTGGTTCCGTCGTAAATTCGATCGCAGCGGCAGTCAAGAGGAAGAGGAGCAAACCTCTGCTAATCAGGACGCCGCCACGGTTGAGGACGAGGAGACGGCAGAGGAAGAAGCCACCGAATCGGACAGCTCACCAGAGGCCTCTCCCCAAGAAGACTATCTGGCTTGGGCCAAAGCTGCCTATCAAAATATCCAACAGCAACAAGGGACAACCATCACCACAGATGCACCCGAGCTGGAATCTCAGGTGCAACCCGAACCCGAGCCTGTCGCAGAAACTCCCGTTGAGCCCGAACCCGAGCCGGAGCCAGTAACGGAAACTCCCGTTGAGCCCGAACCCGAACCGGAGCCGGAGCCAGTAGCGGAAACTCCCGTTGAGCCCGAACCCGAACCCAAACCTGAACCGGTAGCGGAAACTCCCGTTGAACCGGAGCCGGAACCGCAACCGGAACCTGTCGCAGAAACTCCCGTTGAGCCAGAACCGGAGCCGGAACCCGAGCCGGAACCTCAAACCGAGACGGTTCCAGCTTGGATGAAAGCTAGTGAAGAGCGTCAAGAACGACTAGAGCGATTAAAAGCCGAAGCGGTCGAAACTCCCGTTGAGCCAGAACCCGAACCGGAACCTGAGCCAGCCCTTAGTTTTGACGAGAATTTCGTCTGGTCAGCTGAAGTATTAGCCGCTCAGGGCCGCAAACCTGAGGATATCTCCATTGAAGAGATCACCTGGCTCAAGAAACTACGTCAGGGCCTCGGAAAAACCCGTCTGGGACTCATTAACCAGTTAAAAGCCATTGTCGGTCAGGGTCCATTAAACAAAGACGCCGTTTTTGAAATTGAAGCCTTATTGCTGCAAGCCGATGTGGGTATTGAGGCAACAGATTTTGTCATCGAAACCCTACAACAAAAACTGCGAGATGAGACCCTTCCTCCCGAGGAGGCGATCGCCTATCTCAAGCAAATCCTGCGCGACTTACTCGATAAACCCTACGAGAACGGTTACAAACCCGATTTCATCCCCGAGAAGGATCAGTTCAATATCTGGCTGATGACCGGGGTGAATGGAGCCGGTAAAACCACCACCATCGGCAAACTGGCCCATCTCGCGCAAAAATCCGACTATCGCTGTCTGATTGCAGCAGCAGACACCTTCCGGGCCGCCGCCGTGGAGCAGGTGAAAATCTGGGGACAACGCAGTAATACAGATGTGATTGCCAATCCCGGCAAAAATACCGACCCAGCGGCCGTGGTGTTTGATGCGATCACCGCTGCAACAGCGCGTAATACAGAACTCCTCCTAGTGGATACCGCCGGCCGGTTACAGAATAAGAAGAACTTGATGGAGGAATTAAGCAAAATCCGTCGCATCATCGATAAAAAAGCCCCAAATGCCCAAATTGAGTCTCTCTTAGTCCTGGATGCCACCTTAGGACAAAATGGCCTCCGTCAAGCGGAGGTGTTCGCAGAAGCCGCTCAACTCAGTGGTGTGGTCTTGACAAAACTCGATGGAAGTGCTAAGGGCGGCGTCGCTCTGGCAGTCGTCAAACAGTTAGGTCTCCCCATCCGCTTTATCGGGGCTGGAGAAGGAATTGAAGATTTGCGCCCCTTCTCTAGCTATGAGTTTGTCGAGGCATTATTGAATGGTTGA
- the nusB gene encoding transcription antitermination factor NusB, whose translation MQARSISRELALLSLSQLPKRSSKLSQQQLGDFIVAAVRAMTLEVHESLETAAAELKRGYDRLMEQELRDSDITSSKASLTEAMELTRHAIDRLGMAIELPEFVQLANQAQVQEYALELLLQVTQHRQEIDQFLDRTIVDWQLQRLPYVEQNILRLATAELCYMGIPDQIAINEAIELTKRYSSEKSHRFVNGVLRRLVELRDRPEDSSAESAADAIASDKPFNL comes from the coding sequence ATGCAAGCTCGTAGCATCTCCCGTGAATTGGCCTTACTGAGCCTAAGCCAACTTCCCAAACGCTCCAGTAAACTAAGTCAACAACAACTTGGTGACTTCATTGTGGCAGCCGTTCGTGCCATGACCTTGGAGGTTCATGAATCCCTCGAAACCGCTGCCGCAGAACTCAAGCGGGGGTACGATCGCCTCATGGAGCAAGAGTTACGGGACAGTGATATCACAAGCTCCAAAGCCAGTTTGACGGAAGCGATGGAGTTAACCCGTCATGCCATCGATCGCTTGGGGATGGCGATCGAATTGCCGGAGTTTGTCCAACTAGCTAACCAGGCACAAGTGCAGGAGTATGCCTTAGAACTGTTGTTGCAAGTCACACAGCATCGTCAGGAAATTGACCAATTTCTCGATCGCACCATTGTCGACTGGCAACTCCAACGCCTCCCCTATGTCGAACAGAACATTTTGCGCTTAGCTACCGCCGAACTCTGCTACATGGGAATCCCCGATCAAATTGCCATTAACGAGGCGATAGAACTGACAAAACGCTACAGTAGTGAGAAGTCCCATCGCTTTGTTAATGGGGTCTTGCGTCGCCTTGTGGAACTGCGCGATCGCCCTGAAGACTCCTCAGCTGAGAGCGCAGCCGATGCGATCGCCTCAGACAAGCCGTTCAATTTATAG
- a CDS encoding glutamate-5-semialdehyde dehydrogenase produces MANDSFEIETSDNPLAAVRRAHQASLELAQTLSSERSQALRRMAEALSDYSSDILEANTLDLEASRDMAVPDLLLDWLKLTPERVQGAVNILKCLSDLPDPIRRVINAPFQVEEAQTYCQLMPLGAIALVYEAFPELGAIAAGMCLKTGNSLVLKGSTEASHSNIAIANVLQEALADSQLPDHCLELLPSDTGTSVRELVNQDRYLSLIIPHGRESLVQPIIEKATVPVLRSAIGNCYLYWSPSGSLDLVRSIINDSHQSDPDPVNAIEKVLIHPEQRPSSLLSLWNGLRDKGFTIRGDEALIEEFPDLELELAQPEEWRQAYLTKTIAFKKVESLQEGMLWINQHSSGHADCLVTESYHESCQFSLGVKSASVYINVSPRFARLPKPNHTVYLGMSNRGGYYRGFINLEALTRIKHVIQGHD; encoded by the coding sequence ATGGCGAATGACTCCTTTGAGATTGAGACGAGCGATAATCCTTTAGCGGCAGTCCGTCGCGCCCATCAAGCATCGCTGGAGTTAGCACAAACTCTCAGTAGCGAGCGATCGCAAGCCTTGCGGCGAATGGCTGAAGCCCTGAGCGATTACAGCAGTGATATCCTAGAAGCCAATACCCTCGACTTAGAAGCGAGTCGAGATATGGCGGTACCCGATTTGCTCCTCGATTGGCTCAAACTCACCCCAGAGCGTGTTCAGGGAGCGGTGAACATTCTCAAGTGTCTCAGCGACCTCCCCGACCCCATCCGACGGGTCATCAACGCTCCCTTTCAAGTTGAAGAAGCTCAAACCTACTGTCAGTTGATGCCCCTAGGGGCGATCGCCCTGGTTTACGAGGCCTTCCCCGAATTGGGGGCGATCGCCGCTGGAATGTGCCTTAAAACGGGTAATAGCCTAGTCCTCAAGGGCAGCACCGAGGCCAGTCACTCCAATATTGCCATCGCCAATGTCTTACAGGAGGCATTAGCCGATAGTCAGCTTCCTGACCATTGCTTAGAACTGCTACCCTCCGATACGGGAACCTCAGTCCGAGAACTGGTGAATCAAGACCGCTATCTCAGTCTGATTATCCCCCATGGTCGTGAGAGCCTGGTTCAACCCATTATTGAAAAGGCTACCGTTCCTGTCCTGCGCTCTGCCATTGGCAACTGCTATCTTTACTGGTCTCCCAGTGGCAGTCTCGACCTAGTTCGCTCCATAATCAACGATAGTCATCAAAGCGATCCTGATCCCGTCAATGCGATCGAAAAAGTCCTAATTCACCCCGAACAAAGACCCTCATCCCTCCTTAGTCTCTGGAATGGACTGCGGGATAAAGGGTTTACCATTCGTGGTGATGAAGCCCTCATCGAAGAATTTCCCGATCTAGAACTCGAACTAGCCCAACCCGAGGAATGGCGACAGGCCTACCTCACCAAGACCATTGCCTTCAAGAAAGTTGAGAGTCTCCAGGAGGGAATGCTTTGGATTAACCAACACAGTAGTGGTCATGCCGATTGTCTGGTCACCGAGTCCTATCACGAAAGTTGCCAGTTCTCCCTCGGGGTGAAAAGCGCCTCCGTCTATATCAACGTCTCTCCGCGATTTGCACGACTCCCGAAACCTAACCACACGGTGTATTTAGGAATGTCAAATCGCGGTGGCTATTATCGGGGCTTCATCAACCTCGAAGCCTTAACCCGGATTAAACACGTCATTCAGGGCCATGATTAG
- a CDS encoding glycosyltransferase family 2 protein yields MFSIYILTYNEEIDIAECIESAQGSDDIIVVDSLSRDRTVEIARSYGVRVEQHAFESHGKQRTWMLQSIPTQYEWVYILEADERMTPELFAECLAATQQEEFIGYYVAERVMFMERWIRRSTQYPRYQLRLFRKDKVWFDDYGHTEREVCDGQTSFLQETYPHYTCGKGLNRWIEKHNRYSTDEAKETLRQLSYGTVQWRHLLFGATEVERRRALKDLSLRLPCRPLIRFLYMYVVLRGFLDGQAGFAWCTLQAFYEYLILLKVRELKQQGYVPPAPSQTESPQSHTSDKESSALKTPF; encoded by the coding sequence ATGTTTTCCATCTACATCCTGACCTACAACGAAGAAATTGATATCGCTGAGTGTATTGAGTCCGCTCAAGGGTCGGACGATATTATCGTCGTCGATTCGTTGAGTCGCGATCGCACCGTTGAAATTGCCCGAAGCTATGGGGTTCGTGTTGAGCAACACGCATTTGAAAGTCACGGGAAACAGCGAACTTGGATGTTGCAGTCCATCCCAACTCAATATGAATGGGTTTACATCCTCGAAGCCGATGAGCGGATGACCCCTGAACTGTTTGCCGAATGTTTGGCAGCGACACAACAGGAAGAGTTCATTGGCTACTACGTGGCGGAACGAGTCATGTTTATGGAGCGTTGGATCCGCCGCAGTACCCAATACCCCCGGTATCAACTGCGCCTATTTCGCAAAGATAAGGTCTGGTTCGACGACTACGGACATACGGAACGAGAAGTCTGTGACGGCCAAACCTCGTTCTTACAGGAAACCTATCCCCACTACACCTGTGGCAAAGGGTTAAACCGTTGGATTGAAAAGCATAACCGCTATTCAACCGATGAAGCTAAAGAAACCCTGCGCCAACTCTCCTATGGAACCGTTCAATGGCGTCATCTCCTCTTCGGTGCAACTGAAGTGGAACGGCGACGGGCCCTGAAGGATCTGTCTCTGCGGCTTCCGTGTCGTCCCCTGATTCGCTTTCTCTATATGTATGTCGTGCTGCGAGGCTTCCTAGATGGACAAGCTGGCTTCGCCTGGTGTACCTTGCAAGCCTTCTATGAGTATTTAATTTTGTTGAAAGTTCGTGAGTTGAAACAACAAGGCTATGTTCCCCCTGCCCCCAGCCAGACGGAGTCCCCTCAGTCCCACACTTCCGATAAGGAGTCCTCAGCCCTAAAAACACCGTTTTAG
- a CDS encoding collagen-binding domain-containing protein, whose translation MRTSPFLIRSGTLALVGGLILGQPGAAMGFGLTGAASDYNLFLFENLYQRGGDVEGRAAVGGNASLTSVGIADRLPSSNGSDTHFVVGGDLTIQNSGIFGGNANVGGTVTGDVYFNNCQGCQVTSDDLIDFEAARNHYQNLSQTLFNLETTGTTSLNPHSKQLRFTGNNTGTNVFNVSLSEAREIFLDAPSSSDLVVINVTDETFAPNWFGSLFHEEANADSSKWQNVIWNFANATTIDFSFSWRGTVLAPNADISLRNGNIEGQVIANSARLDVWSGEFHNYEFTGTLPPSGSTPDDPSTPPLRREIPEPTMILGLLAVGAMGLVKRRNTLEQPQG comes from the coding sequence ATGCGAACCTCGCCGTTTCTTATCCGTTCTGGGACTTTAGCTCTTGTGGGTGGACTAATTCTAGGACAGCCGGGTGCTGCAATGGGATTTGGTCTGACGGGCGCGGCTTCCGACTACAATCTGTTTCTATTTGAGAATCTCTATCAACGAGGGGGAGATGTTGAAGGGCGGGCAGCCGTTGGGGGTAACGCCTCGTTAACAAGTGTCGGCATTGCCGATCGTTTGCCATCCTCTAACGGGAGTGACACCCACTTTGTCGTGGGAGGGGATTTGACAATTCAGAATAGTGGCATCTTTGGCGGTAATGCCAATGTTGGGGGTACGGTTACTGGAGATGTATATTTCAATAACTGTCAAGGTTGTCAGGTCACGTCAGATGACCTAATCGACTTTGAGGCGGCACGAAATCACTACCAGAACTTGTCTCAGACGCTGTTCAATTTAGAGACAACGGGAACCACCAGCCTTAATCCCCATTCCAAACAACTTCGTTTTACGGGAAACAATACGGGTACCAATGTTTTTAATGTCAGCCTATCAGAAGCTCGGGAAATCTTTTTAGATGCTCCTTCCAGCTCTGATTTAGTCGTAATCAATGTGACAGATGAAACATTCGCCCCAAATTGGTTTGGCTCTTTATTTCATGAAGAAGCTAATGCGGATTCATCCAAATGGCAAAATGTAATTTGGAACTTTGCCAATGCGACTACGATTGATTTTTCTTTTTCCTGGCGAGGAACAGTTTTAGCCCCCAATGCTGATATTAGTTTACGCAATGGGAACATCGAAGGACAGGTGATTGCCAACTCCGCCCGTCTCGATGTTTGGTCTGGGGAGTTCCATAACTATGAGTTTACAGGGACTCTACCTCCTTCCGGCTCTACTCCAGATGATCCCTCAACCCCCCCACTGCGCCGAGAAATCCCTGAACCGACTATGATCCTAGGTCTGTTGGCTGTTGGAGCGATGGGACTGGTGAAACGCCGCAATACGCTAGAGCAACCTCAGGGTTGA
- a CDS encoding YqiA/YcfP family alpha/beta fold hydrolase: MLQWFYLHGLASGPKSRKAQLLGAFLQERGQTLHRIDFNDGGFSHLTVSRQIRQVSARIAQEERVVLIGSSLGGLTAAWVAQESLMVERLVLLAPAFGFPDCWLTAGELEEWRRLGDRLIYHYGQGRSLPLRYHFVEDARTWLPHRLTRPVPTTIIHGRQDEVIPIQSSRDYAKTRSWVELIEVDSDHALGQLHPRVWQEVIGERRQ, encoded by the coding sequence ATGCTCCAATGGTTTTATCTCCATGGCTTGGCCTCCGGTCCCAAGTCTCGCAAAGCCCAACTGCTGGGGGCTTTCCTCCAGGAACGGGGACAAACGTTGCATCGGATCGATTTCAATGACGGTGGTTTTTCCCATCTCACTGTCAGCCGCCAAATTCGCCAGGTTTCAGCCCGGATTGCTCAGGAGGAGAGGGTTGTCCTCATTGGCTCTAGTTTGGGCGGCCTAACGGCGGCCTGGGTGGCTCAAGAGAGCTTAATGGTGGAACGATTGGTCTTGCTAGCTCCCGCCTTCGGATTTCCTGATTGTTGGCTCACGGCGGGGGAGTTGGAGGAGTGGCGACGGTTGGGCGATCGCCTGATTTACCATTATGGCCAGGGGCGATCGCTCCCCCTAAGGTATCACTTCGTCGAGGATGCACGAACCTGGCTGCCACACCGTCTCACCCGTCCCGTCCCCACCACCATCATCCACGGCCGTCAGGATGAAGTTATCCCCATCCAGTCCAGCCGCGACTATGCCAAAACTCGCTCCTGGGTTGAGCTGATTGAGGTCGACAGCGATCATGCTCTAGGCCAGCTTCATCCTAGAGTTTGGCAAGAGGTGATAGGGGAAAGAAGGCAATAG
- a CDS encoding DUF502 domain-containing protein — protein sequence MLQRLRQDLKNDLIAGLLVIIPLATTIWISLVIANWTIDFLTSIPKQINPFDGLDPILVNFLNLLVGLTVPLLGILLIGLMARNIVGRWLLDFGENLVQAIPLAGSVYKTLKQLLQTLLQDSNSKFRRVVLIEYPRQGVWTLGFVTGSVSHQIKAHMTESMLSVFIPTTPNPTSGWYAIIPEQEAINVNLSIEDAFKILISGGIVSPSPPKELAESQRPTLEQLLSRRKNKTEMDSPLPVVEEDAETVEG from the coding sequence GTGCTGCAACGTTTACGGCAAGATTTAAAAAACGATTTAATCGCGGGATTGCTGGTCATCATTCCGTTGGCCACAACCATTTGGATTTCTCTAGTCATTGCCAATTGGACGATTGACTTTTTGACCAGTATTCCCAAGCAAATCAACCCTTTTGATGGTCTTGACCCAATTTTGGTCAATTTCTTAAATCTCCTAGTTGGGTTAACTGTGCCTCTACTGGGAATTCTTTTAATTGGTTTGATGGCCCGGAACATTGTCGGGCGCTGGCTGCTAGATTTTGGAGAAAATTTAGTTCAAGCAATTCCCTTAGCGGGTTCTGTTTATAAGACGTTAAAACAGCTCTTACAGACACTTCTACAAGACTCAAACAGTAAATTTCGCCGCGTTGTTTTGATTGAATATCCCCGTCAAGGGGTCTGGACTCTGGGATTTGTCACCGGGAGTGTCAGTCATCAGATTAAGGCTCATATGACCGAGTCGATGTTGAGTGTTTTCATCCCTACCACACCCAACCCGACCTCAGGATGGTACGCTATTATTCCGGAACAAGAAGCCATTAACGTCAATTTGTCGATTGAGGATGCTTTCAAAATCCTAATTTCCGGTGGTATTGTGTCCCCCAGTCCTCCCAAAGAATTAGCCGAATCCCAACGCCCCACCCTAGAACAACTCCTCTCCCGCCGCAAAAACAAGACCGAAATGGACTCTCCCCTCCCCGTGGTTGAAGAGGACGCAGAAACGGTAGAAGGATAA